GTTCCATCGTCCCAGGCTTGATTCTGTATTCATGATTCTCAATTCTTCCCGCAGGGGCCCCATCCAGCCTCGCGATCCTGTACAAGCTTCCGATTAGATGATTCGTTACCGTAGCCAGTAGGAAGTAGCGAGTAGCCTCTCCGGATAAACCGGAGATCAGCCACACATGCAGGCCAGAGGGATAAAGCATGGATGAAATTTTCCTCGAGGAAATTTCCGCTACTCGCTACTCCCTACCTGCTACGGATCCTACCCTCCATTGCCTCCTGATAAACCCGCATGGACGAACCCCAACGTGGGTTCCGTACCTTAGCCCGGCGGTTGCGAGCCGAAGGGTCGCTACCCCGCAGGGGGCTCCATCAAGCAGGAATCAGTCATTAGTAATCACCAATCAGTAATGCCCCGCAGGGGCCTACCCCAACGCGGGTCGCGGATATTCCATCTAGCAGGGTTACAATTAGCCCCCATTCGTGAGATTCGTGAGATTCGTGGTGGAAACGTTCCATCGAGCCGGGTTCCATATAGCCAGAATCAGTCATCAGTAATCACCAATCAGTAATCGCCCCGCAGGGGCTCCATCCAGCCCAGCAATCAGTCCCAATCTGCGTAATCTGTGGCTAGATACGTTTCATCAAGCCAGCCTTTCTGTAGCTTCTGTGTATTCCGTGGTGGAAAACGTTCCATCAAGCAGGCCCCAATGACTCCTGACTATTGACCAATGACAAGCGCCCGCAGGGCGCTTAGTACACCGGGCGGAGCACGTGGGAGACGTACTTGGCGAGGCGGGTTACCTGCATGGTGTAGCCGTGTTCGTTGTCGTACCAGATGTAGAGGACTACGTTGTTAGAGTCCGGGGAGGCGATGGTGGCATTGGAGTCGAAGACGGAGCAGCAGTCGCTGCCGATGATGTCTGTGGACACCAGGTCGGGCTCGGTGGCGTACTTGATCTGGTTGGCCAGCGGGCCTTCCTGGGCGGCCTCGCGGATGGTCTGGTTGACCTCCTCCACGGTGACGCTGGATTCCAGGTCGAGATTGAGAATGGCGAGCGAGCCGTTCGGGGTGGGTACCCGCACGGCATTGGAAGTGAGCTTGCCAGCCAGGCAGGGGATGGCCTGCGCCACGGCGGTGCCGGCACGGGTGGAGGTGATCACCATATTCACGGCAGCAGAGCGGCCGCGGCGGTGCTTCTTGTGCATGTTGTCCAGCAGGTTCTGGTCGTTCGTGTAGGCGTGGATGGACTCGATGTGGCCTTTGACGATGCCGAACTTCTTCTGCATGACATCCAGCACCGGAGAGATGGCATTGGTAGTGCAGGAGGCGGCGGAGAAAATGGTTTCCTTCTCCAGATCGAGCAGGTCCTGGTTGACCCCGAAGACGGTGTTGTTGAAGTCCTCTCCCGGTGCGGTGAGGATCACCTTGGCCACTCCGGCGGCCTCCAGGTGGCGGGACAGCTCGGCCTGGGTGGTGTAGGCGCCGGTGTTGTCGATCACCAGGGCATCCGAGATACCGTACTGGTGGTAGTTCACCTCATCCGGGCTGTTGGCCTCGATGAACTGCACCCTCTGCCCGTTGATGGTAAGGGTATTGTCCCTGGTCTCCATGGTGATGGTGGCATCAAAGGTGCCGTGGGTGGAGTCATTGCCCAGCAGGGCGGCGCGTGTCTTGAGAGATTCCTCGTCCAGCGAGCGCACCACCACGGCGCGCAGCCTGAGCTGGTGGCCGTTGCCCGCCTGCTTGATCAGCTCCCGGCAGAGCAGCCTGCCGATACGGCCGAAGCCGTAGAGCACCACATCCTTCGGCGGTGTGTTCTGCCGCGGACCACCGGCGAAGTCCGCCAGCTCCCGCTTCAGAAAGGCCGCCAGCGCATCATCCAGATAGCCTTCCTCCTCTTCCTCCCATTTCACGGCGAGCTTGCCGATATCGATGGTGCAGGGCTCCAGCTCCAGTCCCTCGATCAACTGGGCGATCTTGGCCGTTAGGTGGATGGCCACCTCCGGGTGCACCAGATTTTCGGAATGAAGCTTGAGCAGCTTGGCCGGGCTGATGTTCAGGATGTGATTCCGGAACAGCACCAGTTCGATCGACTGGCGGCGTGCCAGATGATTGATGCTGCTCGTCAGCTCGATGGACGTGTCGTGCTCGTCCAGATGCTGAGAAAATCGCTGCTCGTATAATAGAGATGTCATGGCCAGTGATGGGTGCGTGGTGAATGAACCCGGGTACTTCGAAAGATGTGTACACGACCAATGATTTCGAGCGGGCTCTGGCAATCAAAATGCGGATTCTATGCCAAATCTGGGAATCGTTCCTCCGCTCTACGACAATTGGACGATTGGCCAATGTTGCCACGCCGCCCCCCACAGCACAATGACGGAAGAGCCCGAGGTATGTCATGATCCCCAGCGGGGCAGGGCCCCCGCTGGGGCATTACAAATTACTGATGACTGATTCCGGCTATATGGAACCCGGCTTGATGAAGCATTTCCACCACGAATCTGCACGAATCTCACGAATGGGGGCTAGATGAAACCCAGCATGATGAAGCGTTTCTCACCACGAATCCGCACGAATCTCACGAATGGAGCTAGATGAAACTCAACCCTCCGGGATGCATGCTAGAGAACCCCAACGTGGGTTCCGTACGTTAGCCCGGTGGTTGCGAGCCGCAGGATCGCTACCCCGGGTATCGGATAGAAAAAACAACACGACCCCAACGCGGGTCGCGCAGATTTCATCTAGCAGGCCTATGAATGGGCATCTTATTGGCTTATGCCTGAATTCTTGAGATCTTCTTCAATGGAGTGCATGAGAAGGATGTAGAGCTTGTTGTAGTTGTTCTCATCAAGCTCCTGATTTTTCTCTGGAATGATTTTCCAATTTCTCACATCCAGCAAAGTGCTGCTCAGCGGGACGATGCCATCCTTGCTCTGTTCCAAGACCTTCCATTTTTTTACCTGTACCGCGCACTCTTTCTGGTCGGCCAGATAGAGTAACTTCCATTCGAAGTAGAAGCCTTCATGATTCATGTGAGCCTCGATATCGAGGAGCTGCTTGTTCGCCCCGAGTGTGTAGATCACGTGCGTTCCCTTTCCTTGGTAAAGGGACTCTACCTTACATTCATGCACTTCAAAATTCGCAAAGAGCTCACCATCGATCGTTAGTTTGTCTTTTTGAATCAGGCTGTCTCCCTCATCACAAATTGCGATGTTAGAGGAGGCGAGTAGATAGAGAGTAAGGCCAATGGTGCAGGATGTTTTCATAAGTTGCTAGTGACCGTTGATCCTCCTACTTCAACAATCATTTGTAAACCAAGAAGATCCTCCGTGACCAATAACAAGCGCCCAGCGGGCGCTGACATCCCGGAGGGATGATGGAACAAAGCACGGTGGTAAGCTTGCCCCGGCAAGCGCAACCCCGAGAGCCGGCCCCCAAAATAAAAACCCACCCCGGAGGGGTGGTGGAACAGGTTTCATCTAGTAAGGTCACCAGATTTGGAGCAAGTCTCCGGCCTAGCGCATCACTCGGAAGGTGCAGAGGAAATTATTGGTCTAACGGGAAGCTGGTCGTCCCGCAGGCGCTGCAGCAGGATCTCGTAGTCCACGATGTCTTTTCCGCTGAAGGATCTGTCCTGGACGCGCTTGAGCACGATGAGCAGCTGCTTCTCGGAGTTAGACATTTCTTCCTGGAATCTTTCTGCATCGTCAGGCCAGGTGGATGCGTAGGCTGTCAGGTTGCTTACGATCTTGGCGTCGGCCATTTGCCGGAGGTTATCGTAATCTTTTGCCGCAAGAAGGTTCTCCAGCCAAATGGCCTCATTCAGATTCGCTACCGCCTCGCGTTTATCAGGAAACCCGGAAGCTGTCTTGGACTCTTGAGAACCCTCAATCCGCGCCTCCGCCCGCTGCACGCCGAATTGGAAGGAGAGCACGGAGACGAGCGCCAGACCCGCCGCATAAAGAACACCTTTCATCATCGCCAAGGACTCTAGCCAGTATGCTCAGGCTGGATCAATCATGGAATCATCCCAAAGAACCCCAACAGGGTTCCGGACCTTAGCCCGGCTGTTGCGAGCCGCAGGATCGCTACCCCGGGTATGGGATTAAAAATAGAACACGACCCCAACGAGGGTCGCGCAGGTTTCATTTAGCAGGAACTCGATTCTTGATTCTCGATTCTTAATACTAAATTCTCCCCGCAGGGGCTAGACCAATAACAAGCGCCCAGCGGGCGCTTCACTCAGCCCATGCCGTGCCGGTGACGGCTGCTTCCTTGCTGGGCATGAGGCGGGAGACGGCCTGGCCGCCCCAGCCGAATTCCACGATGCGGCCGCCTTGCAGGATGAAATGTTTGTCGGGCTTTCCATCCAGCAGCACCTGGATCTTGTCACCTTCGCGGATGAAGCTCGCCTCGCCGCTGATCTCTCCACTGCCTTCATTGATCACGGGGAGACGCAGGTCATCGCCCGTGCAAATTTTGTCGAGAAAAAGCATCAGCGCGGAGGAGGGCACGGCCTCGCTATCTCCTGGCAGAGAGACATAGTCCCCGTTGCCAGACTTGTAGGCAGAGATGGTCGTGCCCAGGTACTTTACCCAGAAGGGGAATTCCTGCCGCTCGCCGTTCACCGCCAAGCAAGCCCGCTGGTAGAGGATGCCGTCCCGATCCTCATACTCGAAGTAGCCGACCTTCACGCCATCGATCTCAAAGCTGTAGTAATTCATGCTTGGGAATGCTTTCTAACAAAATAGATGAATGCCTTCATTTCTTCATCGAGAGGCTGACGCAGCCCATGATGGTTCCGACGAGGGCGATGTAGAGATAGTTGGCTCGGTTGAGGTAGTTGTAGGCCTCTGTCAGGGCCATCAGGCTGGGGTCTATAGCGGTTTCCTGGCTGGTATACCAGCTGAGGTCACGCAGGGTGAAATCCCGGTGGACCCAGTAGGAGAGAAGACAGACTCCCAGCGCGCAGCCCAGTGCTCCGAGGCGATGATAGTAGCTGGCAGATGCACTGCGGGCGGCGAGGATTGCTCTCACGCCAGTGATCAGTGTCACGCAGATGCAGAGGATCGTCAGCGCAAAGTGTACGCCTGACTGGAACTCGATGATGGGGATTTCGGTGGCTGCCATCTTAGGTGTTTTGGTTTATTCGCCCTGGTACTTGACGTGGGAGAAGTGGACTCTCATAGGCAGCCATTTGGTTTTGTCCTGGGTCAGGGTGAAGGTTTTTTTTAGGCTCAGCTGCTCACTTGGGATTTTATAAAATTTCTCGCGTACGCTGAAGTAGTCGTAGTCGTCCCGGCTGCCCATGTAGAGGTGCTTGTAGCCGGACTCGTCCCCCGGGTTCGCGACCAGCTCCTTCTCTACAAATGCAAAGCGATTCACCTCCTCAGCCGTGATCTCTTTTTCTTCAGCGCTCGCCGTGTCTGCCGCCGGGGTGGATACCTTTGGTTCCACCTGCACCGCATCGCTCGTACCGGCTGCTTCCTTGCAGCAGGGCAGTGTAATACAGAGTAGCGGTACACACAGACACGTGATGATTTTCATACCTATCATCCTAAACGCCTCTGCCACTCAGTGAAAAGAAGAAAGGAGCCCCGGAGGGGAGTGGAAAGGATAGAGATGGGTATGGGCCGTAGCAGGTAGGGAGTAGCAAGTAGCGGAAATTTCCTCGAGGAAAATTTCATCCATGCTTTATCTACCCAGTCAGCATGTGTGGCTGATCTCCGGTTTATCCGGAGAGGCTACTAGCTACTTCCTACTGGCTACGGTTTCGAATGAACTAAGCGGAAACTCATGACCATTGACCCATGACCCTTGACCGATGACAAGCGCCCGTAGGGCGCTACATCCCGTAGGGATGTTGGAACGAAGCGCGGCGGTAAGCTTGCCGGGGCAAGCGCAACCCCGGGAACCAGGCCTCCAAACAAAAACCACCCCGGAGGGGTGGGGGAACATGTTTCATCTAGCAAGCCCATCAACGATTAACCAATAACAAAATTCCCGCAGGGGCCTCCCCCTTCACACGCGCATGATGGCATCCACGGCCCGGGAGCCGTTGACCAGCAGGATGAGCAGGCCGGCGCCCGCGAGGTTGGCCAGCAGCAGCCTGAGACGGATGATGGCCCGCGCCACCGGGACGAAGAGCAGGATCAGGCAGGTTGGGATGGTGAATGCGATGCTGACCATCGCCCAGATCAAGGGGAAGAAGGCCAGTGCCATGAGATCCGGGGCGCGCAGATCCGAGTAGAATAGGTCGCCTATCAAGACCGCCAGCAGCGCAGCAACGGTGATGCCGAAGCTGACCTGGTAAGTCAGCCTGGAAAAAATCTTCATCGTTTTATCTCGTGTCCCGTAGTTGCTTCATGGTTTTCACCACACCCAGAATTTTGTCGTCTTCGATCGAGTCCAGTTCGGCCTCCAGTTGCCGGCAAAGCTCTGCGTCCCTGCTGAGCATATCGATCAGTTCTCCATTGAAGTAGGCATAGACCTTCTCTTTCTTTTCAGAAAAATCCTTTCCGTCGATAATGAGGCGTCCATAGGATATCTCGGTCTTGTGCTGGGTTACTGACCCGTCACTCACTAGGATGGCGACAAGCTCATCCTCATTATGGGTTACCAGGTCTACTGTGTACGTCACACCGTCAGAGTTTATGACCTCCCAGGTTTGGGCCTTCTTGGGTGTTGAGTCAGGCCCAGCCTCTACGACTGGCTTCTCCCCACAAGAGCTGAGAGCCAGCAGCCCGAGCGCGGCGAGAAAGGAGGTGATGAGTTGGTGAAGTTTCATGGGGTCGTGAGTGGTTTGGCGAATCTGGACTGGAGCTGGATGCAGGCGAGGATGGGGTAGCTCATCACGGCGGTGAGCAGGAAGGCCTGGTTGGAATTCTTGGCAATGGCTATGAGGAAGAGTCCGCCCTGCCCCGTGTAGACAAAGCATAGCACCAGCCCGAGCGCGATCAGACAGCCGGCCCATAGGCTGCTGCGCCTGCAGACCAGCGCGCGCAGCAGAGCCACCACCAGCAGGGCATTGGCGGCATGGTAGAGGTAGAAGACCAGGCGCGCGTTCTCACGGTCCCATCCATTGTAGATCACCCCGATGACCGCCAGGACAAAATAAACCCAGAGGAACCATTTCAGAAAGGAATGGTAGGCACGGTTCAGTTTGTTCACTTGCTGGTCCATGGTATGTCAGCCGATCAGTCCAGACTAACAGAAACGAATCGGCTGGAATAGGGAAAAGGACATCAAATTCAATCTGTATAATCTGTGGTAGGGCGTTTTAGGTTAACGGTGTTACGTTTGCACATCGAGTCCCATCTAGCTGGGTTTCATCATGCATCCATTCGTGAGATTCGTGAGATTCGTGGTGGAAATGCTTCATCAAGCCGGGCTTCAACAACCAGGCCTTTCTGTCCCTTCCGTGTATTCTGTGGTAGGAAAAGTTTCATCATGCTGGGCTTTCTCCTTTCTCCTCCATACTCCCCACTTGCGCCCCTACTTCAGCTCGAACTTCACGGTGATGGTGGCACTGTAGGAGAGTTTCTCCATCTCTGTTGGGGTGGCGAAAGTGGGAGCTGCGATGCTGTTACTCCTGATGTAGAGACCGGGTAGGTAGGAGGGTGAACCCTGCTGGATGGTGAGTACCTGGCCCAGCTCTGCGCCCAGCGCGGCTGCCAGGTCGCCGGCCTTGGACTTGGCCGTAGCAGTGGCATTGAGCAGGACTTTTCTTTGGTGAGCATCGTGCTGGCTGGAGAGGGTGCTGACTTTGCTGATCTCGATGCGGTTGTCGCTCAGCAGGAGGCTTTCGATCTGCTGGCGCTGCTGCAGGTCTTTGAGCTCGATCTCGGCTTTACGTTCGGCATAGTAACCAGCGAAGACCTTGTTCTCATCCTCGCCAGTGTAGTGGCGGCCGGAAGAAATGGCGCTGAGGCGGATGGTGGTGTCTGGGAACTTGGCTTCCTTGAGCGCCTTCTGCAGCGCCTGGGTGGACTCGTCCAGCTGCTGGGAGGCACCGGAGACAGAGTCGGCCTCGCCACGGATGGCGATGGACCAGACAGCGCGGTCAGGCTCCACCTGGAGCTCCGCAGTGCCGGAGACCTCGATGTGACGTCTGGTATCGATCTCCGCCTGTGCGGCGCTGAGAGAGAGGATGAGGGAGGCGGCTGTTAGGATGATGGATTTCATGTGGTTTTATCGGTGTTTGGGTAAAAGGGTGAAATGCTCTAGGCATCGGGGGAGTCATTCTCGCTAGTTTTTGCGGTGAAGTAGGTGATGAAGCTTCGGGCTTTATTTGAGGCGAAGTAGAGGAAGCTGGCAATCGCGAGCATCAGAATGAGGAAGGGAAGAGAAAAGGTAATGTCGGTAGCAATCAATCCCACGGTGATGAGCAAGGCCCTGAGATTCCACCACAACAGCCCGCTGATGATTGCTAGCAGGACACAGGAAATGATACTGCCCGTGAACATGGCGTAGACCATTAGCTCAGGATTAGGATCCCTGAAGGCATAGATGCTCAATGTGGCTGCGATAAAGAGGACAAATCCCAGCAGCAGCTGGAGCATAAAGTTATACCATGACCATTTCATACGTAGGATCTCTGAGTAGTTGAATGAATACTTGTTAGTTCTTCCGGCTGAAGACGCCGGTGGTGATCCCGCTGAGGAAGAGGGCCGAAAGTATAAGCGGGATGATCTTCATAGACACAAGCAAAACGATAGACACCCAAGCTAGTGAACCAGCCGCCCGGGTCAATCTCTGAGTTGGAGCCCGCCTTGCGGGTAGTGGGAAGGATAGAGGAGAAAGGAAAAAGGCCGATAAGATGAAACCAATACGCGACCCGCGTTGGGATAGGCCCCTACGGGGAATTACTGATTACAGATTACTGATCCTGGCTAGATGGAACCGGGCTTGATGAAAACGTATCTAGCCACAGATTAAGCAGATTGGGACTGATTGCTGGGCTGGATGGAACGGCTGTCGATGGGTAGATTTTTTCTACCACGAATCTCACGAATAGGTTCTGGATGAAACCCTGCTAGATGGAACATCCGCGACCCGCGTTGGGGTCGTCTTCTTTTTTTATCCAATTCCCGGGGTAGCGACCCTGCGGCTCGCAACCGCCGGGCTAAGGTACGGAACCCCGTTGGGGTTCGCCCCTGCGGGGCATTACTGATTACAAATTACAGATTACTGATCCCGGCTAGATGGAACCCCAATGACTCATGACTCTTGACCAATGACAAGCGCCCAGAGGGCGCTTCATCCCGGAGGGATGTTGGAACGAAGAGCGGTGGTAAGCTTGCCGGGGCAAGCGCAACCCCGGGAACCGGCCCTCCCAATAAAAACCACCCCGGAGGGGTGGAGGAACAGGTTCCATCAAGCAGGGCTCCAACGTGCCTGGGCTCGATTCTTGATTCTTGATACTAAATTCTCCCCGCAGGGGCCGGCCCATTAACGAATAACGATTCACCAATAACAAAAGTACGATTCACCAATAACAAACGTTCACCTACTGTACTTGTTTTCAAAGGCTTGGATCAGCTCGTAGAGTTTGGCCTGGGTGTCCTGGGAGGGGATGGTGGCGGTGATCTTCCGGGCGTCTTCCGG
The sequence above is drawn from the Rubritalea squalenifaciens DSM 18772 genome and encodes:
- a CDS encoding glyceraldehyde-3-phosphate dehydrogenase produces the protein MTSLLYEQRFSQHLDEHDTSIELTSSINHLARRQSIELVLFRNHILNISPAKLLKLHSENLVHPEVAIHLTAKIAQLIEGLELEPCTIDIGKLAVKWEEEEEGYLDDALAAFLKRELADFAGGPRQNTPPKDVVLYGFGRIGRLLCRELIKQAGNGHQLRLRAVVVRSLDEESLKTRAALLGNDSTHGTFDATITMETRDNTLTINGQRVQFIEANSPDEVNYHQYGISDALVIDNTGAYTTQAELSRHLEAAGVAKVILTAPGEDFNNTVFGVNQDLLDLEKETIFSAASCTTNAISPVLDVMQKKFGIVKGHIESIHAYTNDQNLLDNMHKKHRRGRSAAVNMVITSTRAGTAVAQAIPCLAGKLTSNAVRVPTPNGSLAILNLDLESSVTVEEVNQTIREAAQEGPLANQIKYATEPDLVSTDIIGSDCCSVFDSNATIASPDSNNVVLYIWYDNEHGYTMQVTRLAKYVSHVLRPVY
- a CDS encoding SIMPL domain-containing protein yields the protein MKSIILTAASLILSLSAAQAEIDTRRHIEVSGTAELQVEPDRAVWSIAIRGEADSVSGASQQLDESTQALQKALKEAKFPDTTIRLSAISSGRHYTGEDENKVFAGYYAERKAEIELKDLQQRQQIESLLLSDNRIEISKVSTLSSQHDAHQRKVLLNATATAKSKAGDLAAALGAELGQVLTIQQGSPSYLPGLYIRSNSIAAPTFATPTEMEKLSYSATITVKFELK